The proteins below come from a single Archangium lipolyticum genomic window:
- the dacB gene encoding D-alanyl-D-alanine carboxypeptidase/D-alanyl-D-alanine endopeptidase, giving the protein MRRLPLTTLLSAVLALSACLPRGTRPSSPPPPTLVSVANALFESVESEGTLASVFMVDAVTGAPLYARHEHVRLLPASTMKVVSTSAALSAFGPDFRFHTPVRLEGTQLGNLYLGDLVVEASGDPSLGSWRFPETTMACEQLAEAIHARGIRQWLGAVRVSNADEGPYGLFGPGWAWDDAAYAYSAAPTPFVFRENVVDLSLERPEGQDCSSQPRRPITVRYSPAFNAPPTVVYLDPNAQRAGLGCVRERGSGRMRCVWRSTAQQCPRKASMRVAIDEPQALFTSCLEEALAVRGIWRAPVPPGVAAVPSATSSEPLLDFVSPSLAELVKVTNKESLNIYAERLGLLFTRERMGTESYPALRDAMAQELVRRGISPRLLRPADGSGLSRYNVATARGLVEVIYTSLKEPYAHALLESLPVAGVDGTLAGSAVTDGIRGRIRAKTGTLSGQKAYVGVAERPGDPEHPRVVFALMLGNIDEQPALTASQVFEHFAQAMVSLPVR; this is encoded by the coding sequence ATGCGCCGTCTCCCCCTCACGACGCTCCTGTCCGCCGTCCTCGCGCTGTCGGCCTGTCTTCCCCGCGGGACGCGTCCGTCCTCGCCCCCGCCGCCCACCCTCGTCTCGGTGGCCAACGCGCTCTTCGAGTCCGTCGAGAGCGAGGGCACCCTGGCCAGTGTGTTCATGGTGGACGCGGTGACGGGCGCGCCCCTCTACGCGCGCCACGAGCACGTGCGCCTGCTGCCCGCGTCGACGATGAAGGTGGTGTCCACCTCCGCGGCGCTCTCCGCGTTCGGCCCGGACTTCCGCTTCCACACCCCCGTGCGCCTCGAGGGCACGCAACTGGGCAACCTCTACCTGGGAGACCTCGTGGTCGAGGCGTCCGGAGACCCGTCCCTGGGCTCGTGGCGCTTCCCCGAGACCACCATGGCCTGCGAGCAGCTCGCCGAGGCCATCCATGCGCGCGGCATCCGGCAGTGGCTCGGCGCGGTGCGGGTGAGCAACGCCGATGAGGGCCCCTATGGTCTCTTCGGCCCCGGCTGGGCCTGGGACGACGCGGCCTATGCCTACAGCGCCGCCCCCACGCCCTTCGTCTTCCGCGAGAACGTGGTGGACCTGTCCCTGGAGCGCCCCGAGGGTCAGGACTGCTCCTCGCAGCCCCGGCGGCCCATCACCGTCCGCTACTCCCCGGCCTTCAACGCGCCCCCCACCGTCGTGTACCTCGACCCGAATGCCCAGCGCGCCGGGCTCGGCTGCGTGCGCGAGCGGGGCTCCGGGCGCATGCGCTGCGTGTGGCGCTCGACCGCGCAGCAGTGCCCGCGCAAGGCCTCCATGCGCGTCGCCATCGACGAGCCCCAGGCGCTGTTCACCTCGTGCCTGGAGGAGGCGCTGGCCGTCCGCGGCATCTGGCGCGCACCCGTTCCTCCCGGCGTGGCCGCCGTGCCCTCGGCTACTTCGAGCGAGCCGCTCCTCGACTTCGTCAGCCCCTCGCTCGCCGAGCTGGTGAAGGTGACCAACAAGGAGTCGCTCAACATCTACGCCGAGCGGCTCGGCCTGCTGTTCACCCGCGAGCGCATGGGCACCGAGAGCTACCCCGCGCTTCGCGACGCCATGGCTCAGGAGTTGGTGCGCCGGGGTATCTCCCCTCGGCTCCTGCGGCCGGCGGATGGGAGTGGGCTGTCTCGCTACAACGTGGCCACCGCTCGAGGCCTGGTGGAGGTCATCTACACCTCCCTCAAGGAGCCGTATGCCCACGCGCTCCTGGAGAGTCTGCCCGTCGCCGGCGTGGATGGCACGCTCGCGGGCAGCGCCGTGACCGATGGCATCCGGGGGCGCATCCGCGCCAAGACCGGGACGCTCTCGGGACAGAAGGCCTACGTGGGCGTCGCCGAGCGGCCCGGTGATCCCGAGCACCCGCGCGTCGTCTTCGCCCTCATGCTGGGCAATATCGACGAACAGCCCGCACTCACCGCGAGCCAGGTGTTCGAACACTTCGCCCAGGCCATGGTGTCCCTGCCCGTGCGGTGA
- the argF gene encoding ornithine carbamoyltransferase, giving the protein MKRDFLTLADRTEAEYRALFERAHALKASRKRKEVVTTLAGRHLVLVFEKASTRTHLSFEAAMYQLGGTVTTITAGTSQIGRGETIEDTARVISSYADCIMFRTFGDDRLNALAKASSVPVINGLSEGGHPVQVLTDLFTVEERLGSVKGKTVAFVGDCASNMGRSFVEATRYFGFDLRLGCPEGYRPSASLLAEAGARVHVTADATEAVKGADVVVTDVWTSMGQEAESAKRKKDLHEYQVNEALMAKAKPGAIVLHCLPAHRGEEITDGVIDGGQSAVWDEAENRMHVQKALLEQLILG; this is encoded by the coding sequence GTGAAGCGCGATTTCCTCACCCTGGCAGACCGTACCGAGGCCGAGTACCGAGCCCTCTTCGAGCGGGCGCACGCGCTGAAGGCGAGCCGCAAGCGCAAGGAAGTGGTGACGACGCTGGCGGGGCGGCACCTGGTGCTGGTGTTCGAGAAGGCGTCGACGCGGACGCACCTGTCGTTCGAGGCGGCGATGTACCAGCTGGGCGGCACGGTGACGACGATCACCGCGGGCACGAGCCAGATTGGCCGAGGCGAGACGATCGAGGACACGGCGCGAGTGATCTCGAGCTACGCGGACTGCATCATGTTCCGCACGTTCGGGGATGATCGGCTGAACGCGCTGGCGAAGGCCTCGAGCGTGCCGGTGATCAACGGCCTGTCGGAGGGAGGACACCCGGTGCAGGTGCTGACGGACCTGTTCACGGTGGAGGAGCGGCTGGGGAGCGTGAAGGGGAAGACGGTGGCGTTCGTGGGCGACTGCGCGAGCAACATGGGCCGGTCGTTCGTGGAGGCGACGCGCTACTTCGGGTTCGACCTGCGGCTGGGGTGCCCCGAGGGTTACCGCCCGTCGGCGTCCCTGCTGGCCGAGGCGGGAGCGCGAGTGCACGTGACGGCGGACGCGACCGAGGCGGTGAAGGGAGCGGACGTGGTGGTGACGGACGTGTGGACGAGCATGGGCCAGGAGGCGGAGTCGGCGAAGCGCAAGAAGGACCTGCACGAGTACCAGGTCAACGAGGCGCTGATGGCGAAGGCGAAGCCCGGAGCGATCGTGCTGCACTGCCTGCCGGCGCACCGAGGGGAAGAGATCACCGACGGAGTGATCGACGGAGGGCAATCAGCGGTGTGGGACGAAGCGGAGAACCGGATGCACGTCCAGAAGGCGCTACTGGAGCAGCTCATCCTGGGTTGA
- a CDS encoding arginine repressor encodes MSPTRNNGDKAARQDAIRRVIRTHAVATQEELGQLLAREGFDVTQATLSRDLAQLGAMRVSRPEGGTVYGLGEAPPPSGEARLLELGEMILTVEDNEMLVVVRTRPGSAPPVAAAIDHARLAESLGTIAGDDTIFVAPARGKSARTLSRKLKALFGKEETP; translated from the coding sequence GTGAGTCCGACCCGGAACAATGGAGACAAGGCAGCGCGCCAGGACGCCATCCGCCGCGTCATCCGCACGCACGCGGTGGCGACGCAGGAGGAGCTGGGGCAGTTGCTGGCGCGCGAGGGCTTCGACGTCACACAGGCCACGCTGTCGAGGGACCTGGCGCAACTGGGGGCCATGAGGGTGTCGAGGCCCGAGGGCGGCACGGTCTACGGACTGGGCGAGGCGCCTCCCCCATCGGGCGAGGCGCGGCTGCTGGAGCTGGGGGAGATGATCCTCACGGTGGAAGACAACGAGATGTTGGTGGTGGTGCGTACGCGACCGGGCTCGGCGCCCCCGGTGGCGGCGGCCATCGATCATGCCCGGCTGGCCGAGAGCCTGGGGACGATCGCCGGAGATGACACCATCTTCGTCGCCCCGGCCCGTGGGAAGTCGGCCCGTACGCTGTCCAGGAAGTTGAAGGCGCTCTTCGGAAAGGAAGAAACCCCGTGA
- the argH gene encoding argininosuccinate lyase: protein MTIAKTAASGGSGLHPEVLAFTSSLSLDKALLQEDLVGSLAHLTMLSRTRIIPSEDAKAIREQLVTIWKAAQAGTLVLADEEDVHMAVEAEITRVLGERAGLLHTARSRNDQVALDLRLHVREKVAEALGVVAKLLESLAARAEAERGTILPSYTHRQRAQPISLAYLLCGYGAMFARDVDGLGFVLEQVSSLPLGVGAIGGTSLPIDREVTRELLRFPRMTMNGLDTVGDRDFAMDFAYAAMRSLLHASRVATDFYDFASPEFGFVKLDGEIACGSSMMPQKRNPDVFELIRGKSGRAVGNLNNLAVLVKGLPGGYSRDLQEDRQVLLETGPLLTSVLSMLNLALGKVYFDKERCLAAVESDYTQATDVAEALAMKGIPFRTAYKATGALVRACQEKGLPLAKVTLELAQSVDPRFDAEVLKSADPRRAVERKANAGGTGPASVEKQIVELKSHAARARTMADAIPRLGSLFESLQEAAL, encoded by the coding sequence GTGACGATTGCCAAGACGGCCGCCTCCGGCGGATCCGGCCTCCACCCGGAGGTGCTGGCATTCACCAGCTCGCTGTCGCTCGACAAGGCCCTCCTGCAGGAGGATCTGGTGGGAAGCCTCGCGCACCTCACCATGCTGTCGCGCACGCGCATCATCCCCTCGGAGGACGCGAAGGCCATCCGCGAGCAGCTGGTGACCATCTGGAAGGCCGCGCAGGCCGGCACGCTCGTCCTCGCGGACGAGGAGGACGTGCACATGGCCGTGGAGGCGGAGATCACCCGCGTCCTCGGGGAGCGAGCGGGCCTGCTGCACACGGCGCGCTCGCGCAACGACCAGGTGGCGTTGGACCTGCGCCTGCACGTGCGGGAGAAGGTGGCCGAGGCGCTCGGGGTGGTGGCGAAGCTGCTGGAGAGCCTGGCGGCGCGGGCGGAGGCGGAGCGCGGGACGATTCTTCCCTCGTACACGCACCGGCAGAGGGCGCAGCCGATCTCGCTGGCGTACCTGCTGTGCGGGTACGGGGCGATGTTCGCGCGGGATGTGGACGGGCTGGGCTTCGTGCTGGAGCAGGTGTCCTCGCTGCCGCTGGGCGTGGGGGCGATTGGAGGCACGTCACTGCCCATCGACCGCGAGGTGACGCGCGAGCTGCTGCGCTTCCCGCGGATGACGATGAACGGGCTGGACACGGTGGGGGATCGCGACTTCGCGATGGACTTCGCGTACGCGGCGATGCGCTCGCTGCTGCACGCGAGCCGGGTGGCGACGGACTTCTACGACTTCGCCTCGCCGGAGTTCGGCTTCGTGAAGCTGGACGGGGAGATCGCCTGTGGCTCGAGCATGATGCCGCAGAAGCGCAACCCGGACGTGTTCGAGCTGATCCGGGGCAAGTCGGGACGCGCGGTGGGCAACCTGAACAACCTGGCGGTGCTGGTGAAGGGGTTGCCGGGCGGGTACAGCCGGGACCTGCAGGAGGACCGTCAGGTGCTGTTGGAGACGGGGCCGCTGCTGACGAGCGTGCTGTCGATGCTGAACCTGGCGTTGGGGAAGGTGTACTTCGACAAGGAGAGGTGCCTGGCGGCGGTGGAGTCGGACTACACGCAGGCAACGGACGTGGCGGAGGCTCTGGCGATGAAGGGGATTCCCTTCCGGACGGCGTACAAGGCGACGGGGGCGCTGGTGAGGGCGTGCCAGGAGAAGGGGCTGCCGCTGGCGAAGGTGACGCTGGAGCTGGCACAGTCGGTGGATCCGCGTTTCGACGCGGAGGTGTTGAAGAGCGCGGATCCGCGGCGGGCGGTGGAGCGCAAGGCCAACGCTGGGGGAACGGGACCGGCGTCGGTGGAGAAGCAGATAGTCGAGTTGAAGTCCCACGCGGCACGGGCGAGGACGATGGCGGATGCCATTCCCCGGCTCGGGTCCCTCTTCGAGTCCTTGCAGGAGGCAGCACTGTGA